From a single Lolium rigidum isolate FL_2022 chromosome 7, APGP_CSIRO_Lrig_0.1, whole genome shotgun sequence genomic region:
- the LOC124678407 gene encoding cysteine-rich receptor-like protein kinase 6: MAVLFVAIVALLAVAPRAAGYPWQVCGSTGQFTANDSTYLASINSMAATLPRNASTSPGLFATARAGQVWALALCRGDVNATSCSSCLAQGFQDLPSACTYIKEATMYYDSCFLHYSDLHLRASDDTAFSSVFYLPYSANATAEPARFDRVVAALLNATADYAAYNSSVTRLYASGVVSFDQEIPEVYSWAQCTPDLTRARCRDCLAKTIQAMGTPLYSVGARVLGIRCGIRYETKPFLDGPVMVRQSSRSGGLVPAPLPTPAAAPAPALVPSVAPPLATVGGEWKKYSVAGLVLIIGLPALAAANLIVAFFIWRRRRRSAAQTKKLYPSYSSEVDDSENVDSMMMDISTLRVATGDFAESNKLGEGGFGSVYKGTLPDGEDIAVKRLSKSSTQGVEELKNELALVAKLKHKNLVRLVGVCLEQQERLLVYEFVPNRSLDQILFIGNKQELLNWGQRLRIIRGITRGLQYLHEDSQLKVVHRDLKASNVLLDADMNPKISDFGLARLFGRGQTQGFTNRVIGT, from the exons ATGGCGGTCCTGTTCGTGGCCATAGTCGCCCTACTTGCTGTCGCGCCCCGAGCCGCCGGATACCCGTGGCAAGTCTGTGGCAGCACAGGCCAATTCACGGCCAACGACAGCACGTACCTGGCAAGCATCAACTCCATGGCGGCCACCCTCCCCAGGAACGCCTCCACGTCCCCGGGCCTCTTCGCAACGGCGCGGGCCGGCCAGGTGTGGGCTCTCGCACTGTGCCGCGGCGACGTGAACGCTACCTCCTGCTCCAGCTGCCTCGCGCAGGGGTTCCAGGACCTGCCCAGCGCGTGCACCTACATCAAGGAGGCCACCATGTACTACGACAGCTGCTTCCTCCACTACTCCGACCTCCACTTGCGCGCCTCCGACGACACCGCCTTCAGCTCGGTCTTCTACTTACCCTACAGCGCTAACGCTACGGCGGAGCCGGCCCGGTTCGACCGCGTCGTGGCGGCGCTCCTGAACGCCACCGCGGACTATGCCGCGTACAACTCCTCCGTGACGCGGCTCTACGCGTCAGGGGTGGTCTCCTTCGACCAGGAGATCCCCGAGGTCTACAGCTGGGCGCAGTGCACGCCGGACCTCACGCGGGCGCGGTGCCGGGATTGCCTCGCCAAGACCATCCAGGCGATGGGGACGCCGCTGTACAGTGTCGGGGCAAGGGTTCTTGGGATCAGGTGCGGCATCCGGTACGAGACCAAGCCCTTCCTTGATGGTCCGGTGATGGTGCGCCAATCGTCCCGCTCTGGAGGGCTGGTGCCGGCACCGTTACCGACGCCAGCAGCTGCGCCCGCGCCGGCTCTGGTGCCCAGTGTTGCTCCGCCGCTGGCGACGGTCGGAGGTGAGT GGAAAAAATACAGTGTtgctggcttggttcttataattGGGCTGCCCGCTCTAGCAGCCGCAAACCTTATAGTTGCCTTCTTtatctggaggaggaggcggcgatcAGCAGCACAAACGAAGAAATTAT ATCCCAGTTACTCCAGCGAAGTTGACGACAGTGAGAATGTAGACTCGATGATGATGGATATTTCAACTCTACGAGTCGCGACAGGGGACTTTGCGGAGAGCAACAAGCTGGGCGAAGGCGGGTTTGGCTCAGTGTACAAG GGTACTCTGCCTGACGGCGAAGATATCGCGGTGAAGAGGCTATCAAAGAGCTCGACGCAAGGGGTGGAGGAGCTCAAGAATGAGCTCGCCCTGGTCGCGAAGCTCAAGCATAAGAATCTCGTCAGACTTGTGGGTGTCTGCTTGGAACAGCAGGAGCGGCTGCTCGTCTACGAATTCGTCCCCAACCGGAGCCTCGACCAGATCCTATTTATAGGTAAT AAACAGGAACTACTTAACTGGGGACAGAGGCTGAGGATCATACGCGGGATCACCCGAGGCCTACAGTACCTCCACGAGGATTCCCAGCTCAAAGTAGTCCATCGTGATCTTAAAGCAAGCAACGTCCTTCTTGACGCCGACATGAACCCCAAGATCTCAGACTTTGGCCTCGCGAGGCTCTTCGGGAGAGGCCAGACACAGGGCTTCACTAACCGTGTCATTGGCACATAG